TTCGTCCAACTGAGGGACCAGTCCTGCCGGTTCCCCGGATGCAGCCGACCCGCGATCCGCTGCGACGAAGACCACGTGCAGGAATGGCCAACCGGCGACACCAAAGGCGCGAACCTCGCAGCCATGTGCCGACACCACCACGACGCCAAAACCAAAGGCCACTGGGACGTCGAGATGACCGACGACGGAATCTGTACCTGGATCAGCCGCACCGGCCGCCGCTACGTCACCTACCCCGACACCGACAAAGGCCGAAGCGACGATCAGTCCGAATCAGCGAATGGGCCTCAGTCAGGCTGAGCGAGCAGCGCCGGTCAGTACTTCTTCCAGCGCACGCACACGGCGTAGTCGACCTCGTCGCCCTGGTGCGCCGCGAGAATCCGGTCGGTGTGGTGCTTGTCGAACTCGATGCCGACGACGGCCTCGAAGTCGGCCCGCGAGTCGAGCTTCCAGCGCATGAGCACCGGAATCTTCGACCAACCCTGGCGGTCCCAGAAGCGTTCGACGGACACGGGGTCGTACGTCGGCCAGGCCTCGCGGAACCACGACCCGAAGGTCGAGCGCGACGCGTCGTTGTCGACGACGAAGGCGACTCCGCCACGGGCCATCACCCGGTCGAGCTCGGCGAGCCCCGGCTCGCAGCCGGCGCCGAAGAAGTACGCCCACCGGTTGTGCATCACGTCGACGGACGCTTCCTCGACCGGCAGCATCTCCGCGCCGCCGAGCCGGACGTCGACATTCCCGAGACCGCGCACCCGGGCCTGCGCTCGGCGCACCAACGGCTCGTGCGGTTCGACACCGATCACCGACGCGGCGGTGCGGGCCAGTTCGGGAAGGTGGAAGCCGGTGCCACAGCCGACGTCGAGCACGCGGGCGCCGGCCCAGTCGCGCACCGAACGCATCGCGTCCCAGATCAGACCGTCCGGGTCGACGCCGCGGTTCTCGATCTCGTAGATGTCGGGGTTGTTCCAGATGTTCGGCGACGGGATCGCTTCGTACTCGGCCATTCTCAGATCCTTCGACGATTCTGCTGCTGGGCGGCCAGCGTTGCGGGGTGCACCAGCAACGGCAGCATCTTGCGGCGGCC
This genomic stretch from Calidifontibacter indicus harbors:
- a CDS encoding class I SAM-dependent methyltransferase → MAEYEAIPSPNIWNNPDIYEIENRGVDPDGLIWDAMRSVRDWAGARVLDVGCGTGFHLPELARTAASVIGVEPHEPLVRRAQARVRGLGNVDVRLGGAEMLPVEEASVDVMHNRWAYFFGAGCEPGLAELDRVMARGGVAFVVDNDASRSTFGSWFREAWPTYDPVSVERFWDRQGWSKIPVLMRWKLDSRADFEAVVGIEFDKHHTDRILAAHQGDEVDYAVCVRWKKY